The genomic window ttaataatttaataaattaattaattaattgatgtgGATGTGTTGTGATCTTAATCATAATTTCAGGAAAATCCTGCTCGTAGTAAAGATAGTAAAGATGAAACCTCTGGTGATGAGGATGATGCTTCCTTGTTTTATTCAAGTTCCACAAATATGGCAGTTCAGGTTACACCAGCACTAATCATAATGTCATTATGTACAATGAATATAGgttatgtttggataaacaacttaattaagcgcttattatagcataagtgtttatcatatcatataagttgttttcgtaAGCTATTATGGAGAGTTTATAGAAATAAGTTGCAAACTGTTTCCAGACAGGTCATAAATGGTCTTAATGTTTATGCtagtagataagttcaaataagccAATACAAACAAACCTTTAGTAATATACGGACTATACTAATAGCACCCAAATTTTTCAATTCAAACATTGACTAATAATGTATGCAATtgcaatgattttttttaggttGATGATAAGAAGACAGTTGGTCGTGAGGCTTTCTCACGTATAGCTCCTGTTTGTGTTCTTATTGCTGATATAATAACTGTTCACAATCTTTTTGATGCACTCACCAATTCTTCCGGACATAGACTCCATTTTCTTGTTTATGATAAATACATAAGATCCCTTGATAAGTAAGGTTCTTTCCTTCAGTCGTGTTGCTTGCATTGTCTACGTACTGCATTGTTCGTGTGCTTCATATTTCCTTATGCTGAGTTGCGTTACGTGTGCAGGGTTATCAGGAATTCGAAAAATGCTCTGGCCAGTTCTGTTGCCAATCTGCAACTTGTTGAAGAAGAGATGGTCCTTGATGTTGACGGGACAATTCCAACTCAACCAGTTCTTCAACATATTGGAATTGGTGCATGGCCTGGTGAGTATTTTCAATGCTCAAACTAGAGTACACATATATTGAAACGGACGTGTCGTCTTTGAGGACTATTTAGTAGTGAGATGCTGCTCATTGGTGGCTAGCAGCttcatttttccttttttgttagTCCAAGTTTTAAAGTTGGATCTAGTCACAAAAATATTTCCCTCAGCTAGATGATGATAATTTTTCTATATCTTCTTGTTCGTGTCTTTGTTCTTTATAGAATAAATTTTGCTTTTCACTAATTGGTCACAAAGGCACAcactcaaatattttatttaaactatTTCTAGATCATTCCAGCAGTTGCTCATGAAACTATACACGGAGTAATCTCATGGATTTGACACTCAATTGAAATCTCGGAAGTTAATTTATTCAATTAGGTATTGTTATTGTCCTATACAATATCTTAAAGCTGGTGTATGAAACCGGCAAATCAGAGTATGTTTGGAACCATCGTAGAACACACTGTTTAATGTGTTAAACAATATAGCACTTAACTGACTAGGAACCCTTGTTCATTAGCATACCTAAAAGATATTTTAAGTTGGCAGTACCTCAAATTTCTGACCTTTTCTAGGGCGTTTGACCCTGACCAATTATGCTCTGTACTTTGAGTCACTTGGAGTCGGTGTGCATGAGAAAGCTGTTCGATATGATCTGGGCACGGACATGAAACAGGTCATAAAGCCTGACTTGACTGGACCCCTTGGTGCTCGTCTATTTGATAAAGCTGTGATGTACAAGTCAACTTCTGTGTATGTCACCTGTTTTAAATATCCTACGTGAATTGTCTATATATTTCCATTGTTTCCACttcaaattttatgattttctgAAATGTATTGACAGAGCAGAGCCTGTTTACTTTGAATTCCCTGAATTTAAAGCAAACTTGCGTCGTGACTACTGGTTGGACATAAGTCTAGAGATCCTACGTGCACACATGTTTGTCAGGAAATTCTGCCTTAAAGATACGCAGAAATCAGAAGTACTTGCCAGGGCTAGTCTTGGCATCTTCCGCTATCGCGCACTTAAAGAAGCTTTCAAATTTTTCTCATCCAACTATAAAACATTACTTACTTTTAACCTAGCTGAAACTCTTCCTCGGGGAGATATAATCTTGAAAACCCTGTCAAATACCTTAATGAATTTAACTTCTGTTTCTGGTAAAAGACATATTCCAGCGAATGTGGAATCAAAAAAGAAACTAATAGTGTCTCCAGGAGCAGTAGTGGCACTCTCCTGTCTTGGGTTCAAATCAAAAATGGCAGCTGGTATCTATGAAGAAACAACTGTTGTTTGTGATGTCCGAGTTGGTGAGaaaaatcccttggaagtggcAGTTAAAAAATCTCTTATGGACACTGGAAAAGCACAAGCTGCACAGGCAACCGTAGACCAAGTGAAGGTGGAGGGCATCGATACAAATGTTGCAGTAATGAAGGTTTGTTCTTATTTActttcaataatttatttatttttcctgaaaaaatatcttaatttcatttgattatgCAAATTATAGTAAAGCAAAGAAGGATGAAAGAATAACAAAGtaagattttttgttgttgttgtaataTGCTGTAAAACAAACTAGAATAGAACTGCAAAGATCCTTCAGCACCAGCAAATACTAATGGGCTAGGTTTTAAATGAGTacaaaaagtaaatatttttcCTCCATAGTATCATTCATTCTCTACTTTGTTCATCTAACCTCAATATCAATATATTTCTTCTATTTGAAATGTATTTCAATTTTCAGTCTGAAAGATATGTTCTTTCGGTTAGGATGTCCATTGAGTGACTTAGCCTTTCAAACTCAAATTATAAGGCATCCCAAGAAGCAAGAGAAAAAGAAATGGATCGAAGGCTTTTGTTATATGGTGTGGTTAATTCTTTTAACTCCTTGTAGGAACTACTATTCCCAGTCATCGAATCTGCTAACCGACTACAACTTTTGGCCTCGTGGAAAGACTTCTATAGATCAACAGCCTTTTTGATACTCAGCTGTTATGTGATTATAAGGTAATTGTTGTTTTAAAATCAGGGTATTAGGTGACCACATTAATatctttatatatttattgtttccGATTGGCTGATTTCCACATACATATCAAGTGGCACCCTCATTCAATGAAACTTTATGCTGTTCAAATGTTTTCGAATTTTGCTTACAAATGTCATTTCCTGTGCTATTGCATGCTGACTTAtacatgtttttctttctttagttTTGAACACTTTAAAAGGCTTTTGTGTCAGTTTTTGCCTCTGCCTTTGTCCCATCAATGCTGTATATTCATGTGACCAGTTGGTCCCAATGCGTAAGCTGGCGTCTAATGCCCAACAATGGACttattcatcaattttttatattcatgtgACCACTTGGTCCCAATCCTTAAGCTAGTGTCTAATGCCCAACAAGGGAGTTATTAATCTCTTAGCATTTTCCCTGCATGTATATGGACAAAGCTCGAGTTCATCACAATTTGGTATTTAAATTCATTTACATATTTTTGAGAATTATTTGTGAATGCTGAAGATAAAATAGTCAACGAGActtctaaaaacaaaaagagaagaaaagaaataaacGTGGAAGGATATCAATCAAggagcaaaaattaatttttatgttcatTGACATACATTCAACCCCCTTCTCTCCAATGCTTGACATCCTCGTGAAAGCTCAAGCACATCGAATCTCCATGATCCTGTCTATATCCATGTGGTTCTTTGTTGGTAAGCCCATCTCAAGCAAGATCCACCAGGTTTTTGACACCATTTCTGCATACTATTGTAAATCTTTGTACTTTAACAAAAAGTTGAGGTCATTAAATCTCAAATCTACATTTAAGGAAAGTAATAAGTCGCATTACTTTAGTCTTATTGAACAGATTGACTGCCACCTGGATCAGACAGTGGCAACTGTTAATAAATACTAGTAATATTTGTGTTAAAGTTGGCTTCTGTGGTTTGTATGAATAAATCATTTAATGAACATTGATGTACAGGGGGTGGATCCAGTACTTACTGCCGTCTGTTTTTCTGTTCATTGCAATTATTATGCTCTGGCATAGGCATTTTAGAAAGGGAGGAGCATTAGAACCCTTCACAGTAACACCTCCCGAAAATCGAAATGCAGTAGAACAACTGCTGACATTGCAAGAAGCCATTACGCAGTTTGAATCACTTATTCAAGCTGGAAATATTGTTCTACTAAAATTAAGAGCTCTTCTACTTGCTATATTGCCACAGGTGAGTATTCCAGTCATGGTCTACTTagaagcaattttttttttttttgcattgaaaacGCAAAATTTAAATGTTGTGGATTTAGTATGTATGCAATAACTTGTGGGGTTCAATGATGCAATTTATGAAATGTTTCATTAATCCACTTTGATTGCAGTCAACCTGCAACTATCAAGCCTTGTCCCATTGGGTAAGGTCAACCATATGGATCAATTGACATCATAACTCTTCATTATCATGAAATAAGTTAAAGATCATTTACATCTAAGTTAATCTTAAGGTTTGCCACTTATAGCTCTTCCCGGTCTCACTATACTTCCAACTATTAAACTTATCTTATGTATTACTCATCTTTACCAAGTCTGAAATCACAGATTAACAAAATAAAGAACTCTGTCACAGTTTTTTACTACTGTCTACACCTGAGCTAGTCAGTCTGCAACCCCTCTTCATAGTCATTACTCATTCATCACCATAAATTCTACAAATCATTTTTCAAGCATACTCCTAGATCTGCACTACAATTAGTCAATTAGTGAATGGAAACTGTTCTCAAAATGCAAACTCCTCCCCTGCATTTTAAAACAAGGGGAATGGTCTggagaattttaaaaaaaaccctCCATAACTCtcatttgattgatttttttaagttcCCCCCATAATTGTGGGGGGCTTTGACAATCAAACAACGTCAGAATCTATCCTTCTTCCTTTCCCTCCCTCCTTTCCCTTTTCATCCCAAACaaagtttaagagaaagaaccTTGGCTCTAAAAATTACCATGAATCTTATTGAGCACCTCTGTACAAATGAAGGACTTCAGCGTAGTTGATGCCTTGGATTTCAAACATTTATAAACTCTATCTCAATGTCAATGCATTACATTGTGTCGAATAATGCAAATTATTATCTGTCTCCCACCTGATATATTGTTTTGATTGGAACAAGTTTATAACCGTGTTTGGTTCTATGGTGACAAAggttgattttgtaaaattatttgttttaatacGTTCACAAAACAATGAGTTGGACGATAAATTTGAAACTAAAAATCATGTTTGGAGGCAAAAGTTCAAAATCTAAAAACAGTTTTACTTAAGATTTAAGAATGTTCAAATATGTCGATCAATTTTATGTTACTAAACCACTCTAGTAAAAGTAAATCCAAATGTGCATTAATCCTTTGTGGTATTGCTAATTTGCTATTCTATAAATTCTTTATTTGctaaatgaaatatattgtaaattttatgatttataaACCAAATTGAATCAGTCAGTTGGTTGGAAAGCAAGTCTTCTCCAGAATCTTTTTTAAGTTTTACATCTGTCCTGCAGGCTACAGAGAGGGTTGCCCTATTTCTAGTGTTCATAGCTGCAGTGTTTGCTTTTGTTCCtccaaaatacatatttttggTGATATTTATTGAGTGTTACACGAGGGAGATGCCATGTAGGAGAGAAAGTAgcaaaagatggataagaaggGTTAGAGAATGGTGGATCAGAATACCTGCTGCTCCTGTTGAACTTGTTAAACCTGATGagtgcaagaaaaaaaaatgataatgagTTACTTGATACCGGCAAAGGTCGACAAATATTCTCGGGGTAGCCATCATTTATTAATTGGATATCCTGATTCATATATTCTTTTGTCTATTCATTCATTTTGTATTTGACATCAAGTTGTATATTCTCTTGCCTCTTGTTTTTTCACAGTTCAATATTAAACCCGAGGTAACTTGAAAGTCTTGATTGAAGTCATTGACTTTCATTTTAACAAAGATTGCTTTCTAAATCATGGTTTTACAAACCGTTATCATCTTAGTTTTCATATTACAGAAATATTATTGGTGATCTTGATCTTTGCAAGATTAAGAGAAGCttcttttttccattttttttacataattctTCTTTCCAttgttttgtgacatttgtGTGTATTTGATTATATGGTGAcaaattattttgaatgaattgattttagttaaaattttaaagtgaATTGCATGTGATGATACATGTTTTCATACATTTACGTGAAAAAaagttgaacaataaatttaagTGTATCtataaatcaaaaaaaaaaaaagaaaagaagaattgTGTAAAAATTATGTTTGAGGTCAAAACCTACAAATTACAACGTTaagttaaaattatttcaaatgccgaaatcaatttcaaattcaattgtgTCTGAAATATTGTTTTCTGGCTCTTCCAATCATAAAACTAAATGCACACAAGCAATATTTTATAGTCATTGAAGTGTTGAAAACTGAAAAGGATGAACAGTGTGTTTACGTAggctaaattaaatatttatattttctaaacaaaatagtacattaccaaaaaaaaatagtacatgtGAAAGATCTCCCATGTGaaaatatcataattttttaactaGGAGGGACATGGCCTCTCATTTCTCCATTGTACAAAAtaaattggttaaaaaaaaagttgattatTTACACATGAAAAAAGGTGCCTGAAATTCCTTCAGTTTGCATAAATCTTTCCTATATCATGTTAGTACATCTTTATCCAACTTGCACGAACTCTGAAATCATCTTCATTACTAAGAAAGTGAATGCAAGAGGAAATGCTATGAACACATCATCAATTCTCACACATTTTCAGGCCAGAACTCTCTAAAGAAAGCGCGCTCAAATTCCTTCTCCTGCATCTTCTTTTCAAGCTCCTGCATCTTTCTCACCCGTTTAGGAAGTGCTTTGGTTTTCTTTTGTTCCTGAAATCAGTTGAAGTCAATCAACAACGGGAAATCATATACATATTTATTCCTtctattcttaaaaaaaaggtGATGGGGaattatgaagaaaataaaagacaCCACAGCCAGGGACGGAACTAGGTACTGATGAAAAGGGGCAGCCGCCACCCTtcatatatactccctccggtccttattataagagaagtttactttttagttttacaatgaacctaaaaaataaaacttctcttataataaggactagagggagtatacTACTACTACACTATCCTTatgcatacatacatatataccGCCACCCCtgccattatttattttttatagtttgcCACCCTTCTCTTTGGTCCACTAATTCTTTTATAGAGAggttataaaataatactactatatttgttaattattttaatttaacccACTAActagtaaataaataatcaacTTGTTCACCAAGTTTATTCCTAAGTAGTTTAGTTTCTTTTAGAAAAACAGAGTATATTTAACTTAATAAAATAGTAGTCCTCAATATTTTTATGAGGTTCATTccaatgctagtgcattaattagagagataTATATTTAccatgctagtcaaaggttagttttgaaataaaaacataaaattttgatGGCTATATTTTGgtatgtatattcttttttaGGATATACTAGtatgttttttttggtacatggatatatgtttttttatttgtcattaaaCTAAGGTGTAtgcaattattaaataatagatGTTAGTTACGGTTGATGTTATTTATCAAGTGTTTTATTTCTGCCACCCTCGATGATTTTTTCTGGTTCGATCCCTGACCACAGCAACTAGTGTTCATTTCCAAAATCCACATGACTGAAAATGAAAAACAACGCTTCTAATCACTAACTATAATATCCACCAAAGGGGCTGCTTTTCCCTTGCATTATTGTTAAATATGATGAATCTGTCCTACTAATGTCTGGTCTATAGTTTCCCTTGGTCTCCTTTTGCCTATAATTATTGGACTATTCTCCATCCGATTTACTCATCTTACAGGTGCTTCTACGAGTTTTCTTCACATCCAAAACACATAAGTCGGGATTCTATCATCTTCTCTATTATGGGGGTTACCTCAATTTTCTCtctattctttcttttctcatgTAAGTTGTAACCACGCATTCAACATAACATTCTTATGTTTTATGATTCTAAGTTTACTTTCTTACCCAACACTCAGTTCCATACAAGATTACAAATCTTAAAAGCAAAAAACGAATAAATTAGAGAGGCATTTTTCTATCACATACCACTAAGCATGTCTAGAACTAAGATAAAAATATGGTCTCAAAGGGAACTTTAATGCACACCTGTAATTATTGAAAAGTCTTTTGTATTTCCaccttgtgttcttatgtttaCCCCTTCATACtagtatatatttttcattactcAAATATAAGCAATTTGAACACTTAAGAGCCTTCCATAAAACCTCTTCAGATTCTATCTTGTGCCTTTTccaaatttcttaaaaaagtacatatatatttttacttatttaattCCTCCCATACCTCCATCAATCTTCGTAACAAATATATGGCTTCTATGGTTGATCTCCTAAACATAAGCGAAACTGGTTTTACGTGATTTGAGTTTCTCATCTTAATTTATGCAGACTTTCTCCGTCACAGATTCATAGTATGATTCAGGTTAATCTCTCTATAATTTGCAAAATCCAATATGTCACCTTTGTTCCCAGAGGATAGATATTAAAGTATTTCTCTTCCATTTGTTCGATTACAAACAACTCATAATTACTAAATTCTATATGTCAACTTTGTTCTTACTTCTTAGAGATAGATATCAAAGTATATCTCCTTCATTACCATTCATTCGACTACAAACGATTCTTAATTACTAAACTCTATGACTCTATGTCAACTTTGTTCTTGAAGATAGATATCAAAGTATTTCAACTTTGTTAATTACTTAACTTATATGACTTCTAATTACTATAGATACTATATCAACCCTCCACCTcaccaaattcgacgaaataaAACAAGGAACTGTAAAATAATATATCTCAATAAAACAACCTGGGAAACTAGTACTACCTAAAACAATCAGCAACACGGCACCATTATGCATTAAACAATTGTAAATTGTTTATAATTACCTGCTTATTGTCTGCTTTGGAGGAATCACCATGATCAGGCTTAACAACCTTTTTCTTCACTATATCAGCTCCCAAACCTCGTTTATTATTCTTCACACGAGTTTCCAACGGTTCTAATCTACCctgtttcaaaaataaatttatttatcagAATTATTACAATAATATTATGGTTTCTTGTGATCGTCGATCGACAATAATATTATGGATATGAGAGGAATACTGAAAGAAAACCTGCTCATAGATCCCAAGACCAGTCCCTTCTTTCCAACCATGCTTCTTCAATAGCTGCAGAGAACAGTAACATCATCATAAATTACAGTTACAACAATTACAGGAATTAGGGCAAGAAAAACAAcactataataataatgaaaaaagggaaagaaaaaaaaacctgaaACCCTATATTGGAAGAATtgattgttgttgatgttgaagCTGAACCTAACATCTCTTTCATGGCTTTGCACACACTTAATCTAGTTGTTGTTTCTTACTATTGATTAATTAATCTgcataaaatagataaatacaataaaatcaaCTAAACCAttgaatataataaaaattctTATGACAAATTCATGATTAAATTCCTAAAACCCTCGAAATATTGAGAAATTGTTAAACACAGATAAAAGTAAGAATCGaaagaattaattaaatatgaaaattggaaGACGTGAGTAGCTACCTCGAATTGGAACGAACAATGGTGTCGCTGGCTCGCGTTCTTCTGTTTCCTTTTTTCTCCTCTCGCAGCTCGCtctattctcttttatttttactctttgtgaattttgataataccaacaatatctttaaatttttttaatttattaacaaactcatcaaaacaaatctttttaaaatcttttttagtaacaaaaatcttttattaagaTACTTACCATAACATAAATcatatctttatatatatatatatatatatatatatatatatatatataagttagaCACAAGCGGACGCTGATTGGCCCGCtagtaattaataattaataatttatataatttgacTGTTGGTACCCCACTAAAttctataaattatttttgtcaaaaaagaatatttgtatatttccaaaaatatatgtttgatagattaaaaaaaatgtaaaatcaatttttttatacaatgtaaaactaaaatcaattttttatttatttttttcaccaacAATATTAATCCATCAgaccgtctaatctgattcagaatcagttctggcatcaaatAATTTTAGCACCCTCACAATGCAATTAATCTATGTTACATTGTTGCACCATATTCGTTAACGTTAAATTTTAGTATACATTTGTTATCTAAAAATTTAACCCAGGAtgtattttgttaaataaaGATTATTACTACTCCTATATTAAGAATTTAAACCGTCAAAAATAACTACCACATCTGCTAATTGTTTTACTAGAATTCACAAATTCTAGTTCAACTGGTAGAAATGTTGAAATTGTCAACGTCGAATGTCAGGACTGAGATTCAAACCTCAGTCACTTTACTTAATGTctgagttttcaatgactttgtccttttgtcttttaaaaaaaattactctatACTCCAAGATTCACAATACCCTTTCAATTTCCCACAGATAAAAAACTCAACTTCCACTCTCCACCGTCGTCCATCAACCGTCACTCAACCCACCGTCGTCACCGTCGACTTTCCTTCATTCAACCCTAAATACCAGACTTCCATTGGTGTTCTTCTGTTACTCACATATTCAAGGTATGTTGCTTTCTCTATCATCTCAATGTAAATTAATCACTCCATATTTTACTTCTAACAGAAAAATCAATCAAAGAAAATACTAAATACTGTAGCTTATTTTTCATGGAAATAGGCGCATGAGTGTTGTGAGCTATGTAGCactttttaatgttttaatcataatttttaaccatgtgtatttgaaatttgaacacAACTTCACTGATTAATGAACATAAGTATGTATAAAAATACAGTATTAGTGGTCAAATTTATTCATAGAGATGTGTAAAGTAGTAACTGCAActtttattttgggacggaggtagtatttAGTATTCCTAAATTATATTGGGTCTGACTCATTCTTACAAAAATCAATCCGTAAGGTGATGACTTCCCCCACTTTATGAACATACTCCTGccgtcactattataagcaaaatattgcttttttttagcaaaatatTGCCGTGACTAAATACTGTATGTTTtccaatgaacctaaaaagtgatttttttgcATATAATAGTGATTGATGGAAGTATGTTCAGACATTGTTTCATCCAAATTCCAATGTATGACTCTTAACAAATACTACTTAATAGTAGTAGTTTATTTGAAATCCTGATAATTGTGGTTAATGtctattgaataattaatgagtTGTGACACTTTATTATATCTATTCATTATTTTTTGGACGTAATTAACCACATTCTTGAATTGCACCATCCCTTTAAATTGATGTCGAAATTTGATGTCAAAGTTGTGGattaaaatatcatttctcttgcttctattttcttaaattattaccgATGTTTACATGTTAGTCTTGTGTTTGATATTTGTGTCATTGCTTCATAGGTCTTTCAgtgttgtttttatattattgaagAACTTTTGTTACATAATATAGAGCTTAATTCACAATTCATCTCAttttatttgtaggaatttGCTATAAAAATGCACTCAGGTTCTGTTACAGCATGCACATCTGCAGGTAGACATGATAATGAGCCTTCCGAGAGGCAAAAATTCAGTGAGGATGAGGATGGAGATAGGATAAGCAACCTACCTGACTTTATTATTGGTCACATTCTTACTTTTCTTCATACTAAAAATGCAATTCAAACCAGTCTTTTATCATCGAGGTGGAGGTACATGTGGACGTTCATCACAAAACTAAGCTTTAAAGACAATGAGCTTCCGGTATCTTTTCCCCgtgagaaaataaaaacttgGTTTGTGAACTACGTATCTAGGGTATTTCTTCATCTGAATAGTGCAAGCATCGAAGAATTTTCTCTTGAAATTGACGAAAAGTATGACTCCTACCTTATCAATCAATGGATATCTGCTGTATCAAATAAGAGAGTAAAAAGGATTCATGTTTGGTCAATTAAGGCATGTGACCTCTTTTTTTGTCCACTTTTCAAATGCCAATCGTTGGAGGAATTGGTGCTAGATATCATAGGTGGTTGTAGTATCAAAATTCCCACTTTTGTTAGTCTTTCATCCCTCACAGTCCTGGACTTGGTTGGAATCACATTTACTTGTTACTCTTCTATTACATCGAAAGAGTTAACACTTAATTTCCCAGTTCTTAGAGCGTATAAGACACGGCGGTGCACTTGGTTAGATGTAAAGAGTCTCACTTTAGAAGCGCCTATACTTGAAGAGGTTTCACTATCATATAATGAGTCACATGCTGAAATTAAGTTTTGTACTTCGCATCTTAAGGAATTTCATTATAACAATGATAGATCAGCAGAAACTGTTGTGCTAGATGCACACATTGCTTCTACAAAGATTAGGCTATCAGATTTTTGGGACATTAATGTACAAGAATCATGGATTTTTGTTTGCAAACTTCTTACAGTTAATGCAAAGTGTTCAAAGCTTTGTCTGGAACTTAACTGGTGGGTATGTTTTCTTGCTTCACCCTTTTGTTTTAAGTTAATGTCGATGTTGACAAAGAAGACTTTTACTTCGtcttatcaaaatcaatttcaattaCCCAAATTTGTAATGagtgagaaaaataaaatggtcGGGAGAGTTTTCAATAGTTTCTGTTAAACGTGCGATAGATAAAGGTCTCTAGTGAGTCGTTGTAGAAACacttttgcatatattttggttatgactcatgagtatgtgtctgatccttCAATAACAGAACTTTTTTAATTCCTCATTTCATTTACTTTATATTTCTAAACATACTATCCTAACACTGACTGTTTTTTCCCTTTGTTTTTCAGTATCTTGCAGGACAGGAACATTATTTAGCTGGAATTCCTGAATTTGAATTGTTGCGTGATCTTGAGCTACACTATGTTACTGGTGAAGTTTTGTTACGCTTACTTTTAAAATCACCGTATCTGGAGACTCTAGTTTGCAACCGGGTGGGTGATTGATAGTTAATTTTAAACTTAATGTCTTTTGGTTTAtaacaaaaactttttttataaaattatttgttatcATTTTTACTTTATATATCAATACCATTTCACTTTGTAATTAACTAAACGTTTAACTCAAATtgtattttctaaattttgttgATACTTAAATCAATGAATCATCATCTTTGTTTGAGCCATTCCATTGTCTTATTTGGACCTTGCCATGCAATCtaaacatgtatttttttttttggctgaTCATCAGATACTTGATTCTTATGAAGAAGAACCGGTCAATTTTGCAACTGTGCCCGACTGTTTTCTATCTACCCTTAAAGAGGTAACATTTGAGAATATTACCGACAATGAGTGTGAGTTAAGTTTCGCCAAGTTTGTGATGGAAAATGCTCAGGTATTGGAGAGGATTAGTTTCTCATGTT from Trifolium pratense cultivar HEN17-A07 linkage group LG1, ARS_RC_1.1, whole genome shotgun sequence includes these protein-coding regions:
- the LOC123918043 gene encoding uncharacterized protein LOC123918043, with translation MKPKSTELNQFVDEMESEEETNDNNNNNNNNGGKFGMWENILRNHHNSLKSLFHRNKPETEAADVSVNSPKPIPQLSPIANSVVSRCSKIIGVSTDELQHAFDSELPLGVKELLTYARNLVEFCSFKALHKFSKTSDYLSDSEFRSLSFDVMLAWEAPSVNADQVTTENPARSKDSKDETSGDEDDASLFYSSSTNMAVQVDDKKTVGREAFSRIAPVCVLIADIITVHNLFDALTNSSGHRLHFLVYDKYIRSLDKVIRNSKNALASSVANLQLVEEEMVLDVDGTIPTQPVLQHIGIGAWPGRLTLTNYALYFESLGVGVHEKAVRYDLGTDMKQVIKPDLTGPLGARLFDKAVMYKSTSVAEPVYFEFPEFKANLRRDYWLDISLEILRAHMFVRKFCLKDTQKSEVLARASLGIFRYRALKEAFKFFSSNYKTLLTFNLAETLPRGDIILKTLSNTLMNLTSVSGKRHIPANVESKKKLIVSPGAVVALSCLGFKSKMAAGIYEETTVVCDVRVGEKNPLEVAVKKSLMDTGKAQAAQATVDQVKVEGIDTNVAVMKELLFPVIESANRLQLLASWKDFYRSTAFLILSCYVIIRGWIQYLLPSVFLFIAIIMLWHRHFRKGGALEPFTVTPPENRNAVEQLLTLQEAITQFESLIQAGNIVLLKLRALLLAILPQATERVALFLVFIAAVFAFVPPKYIFLVIFIECYTREMPCRRESSKRWIRRVREWWIRIPAAPVELVKPDECKKKK
- the LOC123903016 gene encoding PIN2/TERF1-interacting telomerase inhibitor 1-like, which codes for MKEMLGSASTSTTINSSNIGFQLLKKHGWKEGTGLGIYEQGRLEPLETRVKNNKRGLGADIVKKKVVKPDHGDSSKADNKQEQKKTKALPKRVRKMQELEKKMQEKEFERAFFREFWPENV
- the LOC123923943 gene encoding F-box/FBD/LRR-repeat protein At3g14710-like, encoding MHSGSVTACTSAGRHDNEPSERQKFSEDEDGDRISNLPDFIIGHILTFLHTKNAIQTSLLSSRWRYMWTFITKLSFKDNELPVSFPREKIKTWFVNYVSRVFLHLNSASIEEFSLEIDEKYDSYLINQWISAVSNKRVKRIHVWSIKACDLFFCPLFKCQSLEELVLDIIGGCSIKIPTFVSLSSLTVLDLVGITFTCYSSITSKELTLNFPVLRAYKTRRCTWLDVKSLTLEAPILEEVSLSYNESHAEIKFCTSHLKEFHYNNDRSAETVVLDAHIASTKIRLSDFWDINVQESWIFVCKLLTVNAKCSKLCLELNWWYLAGQEHYLAGIPEFELLRDLELHYVTGEVLLRLLLKSPYLETLVCNRILDSYEEEPVNFATVPDCFLSTLKEVTFENITDNECELSFAKFVMENAQVLERISFSCSRKPHVLENFQKKLASVNCSSNIAIEEYYSCYLGSYL